Below is a genomic region from Silurus meridionalis isolate SWU-2019-XX chromosome 10, ASM1480568v1, whole genome shotgun sequence.
TTTTAACTCTGTTTTAAACTCTGTGTTGAACTGTTAAATAAATTTCACAAATGCCCTCAGCAAAGATtgattttataaacataatCCAGCAATTTAAATATTAGGCTCATTATTGCACGTGTGCATTAATACAATGGTTATTTATGAGATGCGTGGAGTTTTTCCTGAATTTTTCAACCGACAGAACTCATTAGGCCCAAGCTGACATTATTTATATCCTGAtttgttcttgttttctttgccacatttatttcaattgtGCAGTCAAGCAgaattataactataataactTTGATTATAACTGATGATATTTTTATGAAtgcaacaaaaatatatatcacaGGCGTCCTGGCTTTGCTTAATGAACCCTAATCTGAAAATCACTTCCCTCACCACtgttttttaatataacaaTACAACATGCTGTTAACATTACagtgtaaatgttataaatgtcaGGGTATTTTTTCCAGTCTAACATTTTACAATGGATAGTTCACCTACAGATCGGGTTTTGTAAACCAGTCAAAAACCCACAGGATGCAAAACCCTGCAGAGTAACCCAGTATTACCCAAATGTGGAACCAAGGACtctgtgtttaaatatatatctatataatacctgtataattaaaaaaattgtaaataaagaataaaagtaGACAGCTTTGTCATATGAAGCACCATCCTGGAGTTTAAGTGTTTTACTGAATGGTGCCACCTTGTGACTCTTTCCATGTTTAACATAACAACtggatttttaataaaaaaggttttattatcTTTCACAATGCTGCTGTGTAGGCCTATAGAATAATACttcagatttgtatttattatataacatgTATGGAAAATGGCTTTATCTTTTAATCAGAAACACAAGGCTTTCAATACAAtcagagtaaataaaaaagattatttctGCTTTCACTAGCTGACATGTATCAAATATAGATCAAGAGAAAATTACTACTATTGGTTTATTATTGAATTCCCCCTGTACAGGAACGATTTAATGGTTGAATGGCTTGAAAGGGTGAATGCTTTAGCTATAGCAGGCCAAGTGAACAGCACCAAATGTGGCTCTGGATAATTGCACTATTCATATAGTTtagataataaaaaagatgaatTTTTCTGCGTGCCACATAATATATAATGGAATGAGGCTCCAGAGTATACAGTCTAACCTCTATTACCAATAGATActgcatataataaataataacaataatattaagcatcatcataatcatcgtaatcataataatataattaagaagaagaagaagaaattaggTAGTAATGTCAAGtaatcaaataattaattatatcatTTAATCATATGTTTGACCCTTTGTCCTGTTTCTTAAAGCCATGTTACTACAAATTACAAACAAGAACATCCTGCAATAATGACGTTTTGTTTTATGAGTAGCTTCAACAAATCTTCACACCCAGGACCATCCAAATCCATAAAAAGCAGCTCCTGCACTATCTGTGTTACAAGAGTGGCTGAAATCCAGAAAATCTAGGTCAATGGATTGCTGCATGGTGGTGATAGCAGCTCCTTTTTCTGAAGTGCCTGTTTTATGcctacatgtaaaaaaaaccctaatacaACACAGGACCTAAAGAATGAACTACATATATtcttgcatatatatatatatatatatatatatatatatatatatatatatatatatatatatatatatatatatatatatatatatatatatatatatatatatatatatatgcaagaatatatttaatatatttgcaaTACAAAAGATGCAGATCAACAGCATACAATTTTCCACTTGACTGTGATCAGAATTACACTTGATTGCAGATCCTCCTCCATACATACCtttgtggaggaggaggaggaggaggaggaggaggaagaacactGGGGCTGTATAATGCAAGGTTTGTAATGCCAATAGCTGCAAAGCCATGCAGCCATGActatctttttttgtgtgtgtgtgtgtgttttttattttattttgcatgacaCAAACTCGTTCAGTTTCATTCAAACTTCAATTATTCATGTGCACTTACACTggccactgtaaaaaaaaaaaaaaaaaaaaaaaagggctgctTTTAAAAGAAGACTGCATAGGCAGAGCACGACAAACTCCAGCTCATATTGTCTTATTGTGGTTATATGAAGcaaaatacattcaaaatgATTTAATTTCTCTAGGGACTGTGCATTTTTAGCACTCGGACGTTGGTTTGAGTTTTAAGACATTAgatagacaaaaaataaatgtttgtcatAAGAAAAATGAACCTGCGGTACATTTTACCATTtaccatttggatcccactgtGTGTCTCGTCACCGGTGCTTAGCAACACTCGTTCAGCACAATGTCTGTGATTAGCAGAGAAAGCATGACCGTAAGCTCAAAGCCAATGCTCAGAAATGCTCAAAAGCCAAATGCTTACTGTAGAATCACTTTAACCTGGGTGTTTAGGCTTCTGACAGGCAACGGCCCTATTACACACAGATTTGTGTGGGATCTCTTCTAATACACCAGAGTAGGTCTTGTTAAAAGAAAACCTTCACCATGAAACACATGAACTATGTTTACATTTGAATACATGCCAAAGAGCTTGGTGATTCCGGTGCCAATTCACAAACTGATGCTGTATTTTCATCATTCCTGAgagtgtgtgtctcagtgatGTCCCTTGGAGATGTTTGTTAGTGCAGATTTAATGGCATTTTCAAAGAGAAAAGATGATTAATGGGCAGGTTTCACTGTGAGGTCTATAAAGCTTTTCCACAAATAAACAGAAGGGCTTCTTTTCTCACTGACAATTTTAAAACAGTGTCCAAAACGGTGTTAAAACGGTGTCAAATACAGAATTGTGTTTTCACCcatatgaggatgggtttcccttttgagtctggttcctctcaaggtttcttcctcataacatctacgggagtttttccttgccacaggctgctcatcggggataaatacacatcattcccCTGCTTttgagctgctttgagacaatgtctgttgtgaaaagcgctatagaaataaacttgacttgacttgacttgactattaaTGAGAAATCGAATGCAGAATTAGTGGAAATGACAAACATCGGATTTCCTAAATCCAACGCAGCTACACAGCACAGTTTCCATTTGGCAAGCTacaaatatatgatatatgacgAGTGTGATGTTGCTGACGACAGTATTAGCATGAAAGCTGATGCTCTGGAAGCTGATCTGTTTGATCAGAGGGTGAGAGAGATGGGCAGAATCAAATACCATATTGCAACTGCAATGCTCTTTTATTGTACATATGTAATAAGAGCTAAACCCCATGGGTAACAATATCAGCAGACACTCATTACAAAATTAATCATGGATGTCTTTTTGTAAAATCATATGTTCATTATAAAGATCAATTCGCCAATTTGCTTAGAGTGTATTTAGCTGATGGGATGATTTGTCAAATGCTTTCCTGGAATGTATGTTACTTTGTGAAGTCAACATTTCTGGTGTAGTTCAGCCTGCTCACAGAATCTAAGGTGACAGAGACCAGAGTTTCTCCTCTAAGCAGATATTTTATTGACAGCTACTGGAAGGTGAAAAGAATGTGCCAAATACGACACAAAAAGCACCGTGACTATGAGCCAGAGCTCcagaataaaggtttatctaaAGGCTTTGAAGAAAATGGAAAAGTCAGCATATCTGAATACTACTATTAGATTACAAGGTGTAGAAAATGATGCCTGCttcgagaaaaaaaagagatgaaggGATTGGAAACTACAGCCACATGTGCAAAAATggtaataaatgcattaaaactaCTACCTTAGGCTGACTTCatagatgttgttttttttattaaagttggATAATCAAGAATTAAAATGAGTTCTCTGTGTTTTTATGCACCTCAGATAGCAGATATTTAAGCAAAATACTTGACTTAGACAAGATGTCACAACTGGCCTTGTTACAGGTGAAGCCCAGACTGAAGAACCTTGCTAAAGCTAATGCCAGTCTgctaaaagtgctttgagtgtaaaggagggagagaaaggttAGAAGCGCTGGAACTGACCTGTACAAAACACTGATTTTTGTTGTTCTATTGCTAATGTTGGAAAGACAGTCACAAAGATGCAATATGACAGCATGTGTGAATTTAATAAGCTCCACCTCCCAAGTTCTTGCAGAGGTCACAGTCCTTGTCTTATGTCTAGGTGTCAAAGAAACAGAGGCGATCGCAAGTGCAGCTATTTTTCAAATTTACAGCAgcaacatacaaaataaaagtgaaGAAATCAACACTAACAAGATAATAAACCAAGAACCATAACCTGAACCAAAACCAAACGAAGACCCTGAACGATAAAAGTGAGACAACATGGTGAGACTGAATACATGTGAACAGTAACTGAATATGAATCAGGGGCAAAGAGAATCACGTGAGATGGTTAGGTGAAGTGCAGAGGCTAATGCgaaatgtaaaaatgcaaaCCATTTATGAAATTTACGCCCTTATTCAGAAAAAGTTTGGaggttctgggatttgaacgcatgattttccaaaaaaaactattgtaaAATTTACCAGTCGTGACTCATTAAACTCAAAAGTGATAAGTTTATTACAcgtgtttattcattcatcttggATCTCAGTGGCTCCATAGCCTTTCCTTCAAACATTGGGTCAAAAAATGAGATTTGAAGGACAACCTACATACACAAATtcatacacttattcacaacTAGGGGCCATTTAGGATCACCAATCGATGATTTTAGTATGTCCAAGAAAATCAAAGAATGTGGAAGAACCCATCACCAACATGGGAAGAACATTTGAAACCCCTCCAGAGGTTCAGGATCAAATAAAGGTACTATGAGgcattaacactttttttaaggCTGCCtcagtgtgttatttattatatgtttttttctgaaagaaatGGATTTGCTCTTTGATTTGCTTACACAACATGCAATAGCAGTTCTTGAGGCTGAAGGGTTGCCCATGCGCACATCGCCCGCGCTGTCATTCTCCTTTAAGATGATGTAAGGCTTCACTCCCTGAGAACGTTCTCCCTCCCTGCACTGCTGTAGCAACATCATCATCCATCCAGTCCCCGGGGCGAGCGCACTGATCATGCACAGTCGACTGAGCTCAACTTCTAACTGCatcctccaacacacacacacacacggactcATTTCTAACGGAACTGAtggcacacatgcacacatcctGCAGCAGATGTGCTCCACACCAGATGTTCTAATATCTGTAGACTGAACGGCGCATTTTGGGAACAAGTTGGATACTGAGTGGCATCGTTTCCAGTTGGACTTCAGAAGACTTTTTTCTGAAAAGCTGAAGATAGAGGTaccttgctgtgtgtgtgtgtgtgtgtgtgtgtgtgtgtgtgtgtgtgtgtgtgtgtgtgtgtgtgtgtttttggactGTAAGTATGCAGGGCTTTTAAGAGTTTCCAGGTTACTGTGATGCCGCGTTCGCATTGCGCCGGTTTGCGCTTCTCCTTCCATAAACCGATACAAGCGCAAACTTTGTGACTTTTGCGCATCACAGCTCCACATCATGGCACTGACCGAGAACTGTCGGATTTATCAGGCTCCCAAAGACTCGAGCCAAACTTCCGATGTGATCGAGCTGAACGTGGGTGGACAGGTGTACTACACCCGGCGCGCCACCCTGACCAGCATGCCCAACTCATTACTGGCCAAAATGTTTGCATCCAAAAAGGAGCCGCCAGGAGACATGTCTCGAGACACGAGAGGACGATGCTTCATTGACAGGGACGGTTTTTTGTTCCGATACGTGCTGGACTACCTGCGAGACAGACACGTCGTCCTTCCAGACCACTTCCCGGAACGAGGGCGGCTCAAGCGCGAGGCTGAATACTTCCAGCTTCCCGAGCTGGTGAAGATCCTCACCCCGGATGAAGGCAAGCGGGCAAACTATGACGAGTATCCGCACAGTGATCTGGACGACGTGTCCCAGGGCAGCGATCAGCGGTCGTACCCACCGGCATCCCACCGGCGCTACGGCTTCATCACAGTCGCGTCGGCGCGCGACGCCTGCGTCCCCGACGCGAAGGGCGCACGAGCGCCGAAACTTTTCGTCTGCGGCAGGATCGCACTGGCTAAAGAAGTGTTCGGGGAGGCGCTGAAGGAAAGCAGGGATCCCGGGAGACCTCCGGAGCGCTACACGTCCCGCTTCGTCCTCACTTTCGTCCACGCGGAGAGGGCGTTCGACCTGCTCGCGGAGAGCGGCTTCCGACTGCTGGCGTGCAGCTCGGCACTCACCGCTCCGCTTTACGCGGCGCAGACCGACGACAGGCAGTGGTGCAAGTGCACAGAGTACGTCTTCTACCGTAAGTCTCTGGGCAGGGGAggttttaatgcaaaaaaaatttaagcatTAGTATCATCATCCCCATCATCGttatcctcatcctcatcctcctcatcatcatcatcatcatcatcatcatcatcatcatcatcatcatcatcaacccCATCGTCCATCCAGAGTTTGCAGATATGCATTGCATGCTCCCAATCCGTTAAAACCGACCAATTTACCAAACGATAGCCCATCCAACCTGGGTTCATTTGCCTGTGACAAAGTGTTGTCTCTgcctttttctttacttttctttaccCCCCCACCCCCGCCCACGCCCAAAAAAAATGCTCTTAATCATAGGAAGAGGCATGACCCCTAACCCCTAAGTGCCGACCGACCAGAAATGTATATCCATTATTGAGCCATAATTCACACTGGCCCATAAAAAAGCATGTTGTTATTGGTTAATCTCCAAGGATCCATCCCCATCAGCAGGTCCAGGCTCACACTGCTTCCtctcataaacacatttctagGGTTTTTTATGAGGTTGCTGTAGATTCTGAAGGATATTCTTTAagattaataacattaataataagcTACAGGATACAGTCGGTTTTGACATTAagacttgtgtttttttgttccatTCAGGTCAGGGGAAAATGTATTCTCATGTACTGAAAAATGCCTTTGAGCTTGGgaaccccaccccaccccaccacaCCCCACCCCAACCCTacccctatccctaacccctaacccctaccCCCAACCCTACCcctatcctaaccctaaccctaaccctaaccctaaccctaaccctaaccccaaccctacccctatcctaaccctaaccctaaccctaaccccaaccctacccCTACCTCTAACCCctaccctaactctaaccccaaccttAACCTCTTATATGTCATATCTTAAATTCTGATTTTCATCCACtaagcaaagtttttttttttattttaaatcagtcCCACTTTATCCCACTTTAGGCAGGAATCAGGCAACACCATCTCTGAGCTTATATGATTCGTAGCAGAACATTTTCCAAAACCACAGTCCTGGAAACGCCATGTTATTTATATGCCTTTGTATTTCCACTACAGCAACGCATCTTATTCAGCCTGTGATCTAATTAAGCTCAGCTTTAATGACTATGGCAGTGCAGGTGTGTTCAACCAATGAATATGTAATTGAACACATATAAATGGATTTGCGTCAATTTTTGTgcctaattttttttcttttcttttttggtaaTTTTGTGTACAACCACATCAGATTCAACTCCTGATCTAATTATCAAGCCTTTCAGCAAAtgaggcaggtgtgtgtgtgtgtgtgtgtgtatgtgtgtgtgtgtgtgtgtgcacgaacTAGGGAAATCCATAAACGTGCAGAGCTTGCTGTCTCCAGGGCTGGGATTGGGAACCACTGATGTGGAGAAGCAAAAGCTTTGGGCGAGTGCTGATTGGTGTTGAAGTGTTTGAAAGTGCTGTTAGTTTAGACCACTGGGGGGCACACTGTTATAACCCGCACCCTCTTTTTAGGAGTTTGCCCTGCTCGAGGCCATTGATGTCTGTGATaacataatatacatttttggagTGTTCAGTGTTTTGAATAAGATGAATACGTTTAGATATAAAGGTAATAAAATGTAGTTTAAATCAttaaaggttttcttttttttttttttttgtgttggcaatcctgggaaaaaaaactagGCAAGCACAAAGTAGATGCAGATGCTGAAAAAACCTGTAATTACTTTTTAGGTTAGGGAATCAAACAGTTTTAACAGTTTGCCTTCCTTTTCCCGctgtctatttatttgtttcccgAGACTGAGCTTTCTCTAAACGAGGCATTAGATGTATTTGTGTTTcatggacacacacagagtagtGATGCACCATCACCTGCCTTCATTAGTGGCTAATCTGGCTTGTCTCTGTTTTAGCTGAGTGACGTTGTGGCATATGGCCaattaaaaagcattttgtAGGTAATTGTGAATGGGTCCCCTTGATAattatgatgaaaaaaaaagttggattGCATGACCAGGTAGTCGAAGGACATATGGCTGGTTAATGACTTGAACTGTGTACTCAGTTTAATTACTGCGGTAAACAAAGTATCAGGATTCTTAAATAGAAAACCAGGGAAATCCAGCCTGGCAAATACTCTCAGTCAGCATGTAAATAGAACGGAATATATCTTGCTAAATACTGCAGGAAGTCCAAATATTTTTAGGGAAAAGTAAAACGAGCCAGGTTTTGATGACAATTAACTGCTGCTGTCTCAAGAATTGTGAGCTCATTTGTgagatttaaaacaaatatggcaTCAAAGTCTTATTGTGGCTTAGTGGAGGGGTGTCAGGGGAGCCTAAAGTGAGAGTGTATGTAGGGAGTCTATACAGTGAGTATCTACAGAGTCTGTAGAGTCTCTACAGAAATTCTCTACATAGACTCCAGGAAGAGGATCTACAATCAATATAAAGATTTGATACAGAGAATGTATAAAGATATACAGAGACTATACAGAGTCCATACGTATGCAAGCATTTGATTACTTATACAAAGCATATATACATAGATTTAACACAGAGTCCCTGTGCCAAGTCTATGCAAAGTGTCAGTACAGAAAATCTATACAAAGTCTATGCACAAGCCGATACAAAATCCATGCAGAGAACCAATACAGAATATACAAATTGTCTATACTGAAAGTCCAGTAGAGACACAAAGGATCTATacaaagcatatatatatatatatatatatatatatatatatatatatatatatatatatatatatatatagttctatttatatacaaatcCATACATCCATACAGAGTATTGATACAGTTTATCCAAAGGAATGCTCATGCTCAATTCTCAGCGAAGTGCTTCTTGTCTCTatattgctgtttatttatttatttatttatttatttaatctaagCACACACTGTTTGAGAGTAGCACAGGCTGTAGGAGGTGCCATTTATCCATTTCAGATGACATGTCTTTTCCTTTGTATTAGTTAATATTCTAAGTAgcatttgtaacatttttattatgaaataatcCGAAAATCATATTAAGACAGTAATTTGAGTTGACCAAATCAATCGTGAATATGATCCAGCATTACATCTTATGCACAGTGTCCATATAGAACTTTTACACCAGTAGTCAAATTAAAAGTCCATACAGAGAACCTTTACAGATTCTACAGTCTGCAGATTCTATTGAGTCCATACAAATTCTTCATAGGGTGCTTGTTCAGAGAGTATTTACAGTGCCAATAAAGAGAGCCTGTACAGTATCTGTCTATAGAGTATATAGAGAGGTAGTATTTACTGTACAATGTCTATTTAGAGTCTATACAGAAAGTCTACTCAGACTCTATAGAGAAAATCTATACAAAGTCGataaatacagtttatatacacaaatatccAGTAGGTCTATATAGAGGGTTCAGACTGAAAGATTGTACTGAGATTCTGTAGAGTCTATACAGTCTATACATAGAGCCTATACAGAGAGTCTATACAGTtcctactgtatataaacaatCTGTACACTGAGACTATACAGGCAGTGCAATAACAACTATAGTAATGATAGAAAACTAATCAATTTAATCTGAATATACTAGATAATAAGTACCGGTTCTTACATTTATTCTGATTTGatctaataaaattttattcctTGAATTTGTGTGATATTTACCATATACAGGAAACCTGTCATTGAAAAGTCAACATGTCTGAAGTGTTCTGGAAGTAAGTGACTCTATGTTCTTGCTAAGGAATAGCTTTTTGCTGCAGGAGTGCATGGCATAATATTATTGGTCAATATCATTGCTTCCCTGTGTACACGTACATATTGACACATATACAATATGGAAAAAAGATTGTGAACACCAGaccaaaaatgtgtgtgtgtgtgtgtgtgtgtgttttacattcaatatttaattttcttaagatatgatttatttaactgttctacttcttcagcatactttaacaaatgtactcattcatccatcctttatttattcactatctcgatatgtggaattgtcaggattttctccttttaagagaaattcttgaagctggacataaaacactgaAGTCCACAGCTCTAGTGTTAgctgctagccacttcctggttaatggctaatgctagcactatagattatttagcttttttatgcatgtgcaaaacaaatcttatttccggtacgaCGTGAGAAGCCAAACTGAGTTtctttttctagatttttttttttttttttttttttgcatacccctggtattgttgtgtatgtataataaataaaaaaaaacaagaaagaaactaGAAAAAGAAACTCACTCTGGCTGCTCATGTCGTACCAGAAATAAGATTGCCGGTCTGccggtctgccacttaatacgttcttaaaggaaactcagattttaactacaCACGTGTGTactgaaccgaaagccctgtaccgaaaaatTCCGGTACGaatacatgtatgtgtgtgtgtgtatgtgtgtaaccTCAACTCCTCTAAGCActtattccactagattttggagtgtgttggGCAGATTTATGCTCCTTTAGCCACAAGAATGTAAGTAAAGTCTAGTACTCATGTATcaggaggaggcctggggtgcagtcagcattccaattcatcccaaaggtgttcagtatggttgtcatgctggaacaggtttgtgtctcgtGGGTAAAGTGTAGGGACAATGTAACGTTACTGCATTTTAAAGACACCTTATACAAGTATGAGCTTGCAACTTAATGGTAACAGAACTTTAAGggtagaaccacatatagctgaaaaCGTCAGGCATCCCAAAAcgtttgtcaatatagtgtagttaaatattaaaca
It encodes:
- the LOC124391929 gene encoding BTB/POZ domain-containing protein KCTD16-like: MALTENCRIYQAPKDSSQTSDVIELNVGGQVYYTRRATLTSMPNSLLAKMFASKKEPPGDMSRDTRGRCFIDRDGFLFRYVLDYLRDRHVVLPDHFPERGRLKREAEYFQLPELVKILTPDEGKRANYDEYPHSDLDDVSQGSDQRSYPPASHRRYGFITVASARDACVPDAKGARAPKLFVCGRIALAKEVFGEALKESRDPGRPPERYTSRFVLTFVHAERAFDLLAESGFRLLACSSALTAPLYAAQTDDRQWCKCTEYVFYRGPSAWSSSHCECCCKSQKSEREGESGTSFNELSTSCSETQSEASSPQETVIARPISQQHHHIQTLERTVKKGPAQAMQTETRRRTELLRTRTTGPRDHMTPSKRKPTKEKLTPEQELQKCIQDFRRIRIPERFPDRKNTWQSDLLRKYHL